In a single window of the Centroberyx gerrardi isolate f3 chromosome 17, fCenGer3.hap1.cur.20231027, whole genome shotgun sequence genome:
- the LOC139924803 gene encoding TLE family member 5-like isoform X2: MMFPQSRHSASSQSSQPLKFTTSDSCDRIKDEFQFLQAQYHSLKLECDKLATEKSEMQRHYIMYYEMSYGLNIEMHKQAEIVKRLNGICAQVLPYLSQEHQQQVMGAIERAKQVTPPEMNSIIRQQLQVHQLSQLQGLALPMTPLPLGLTPPTLPTVSSSSGLLSLSSILANHSHAQAQLAKEDKARDAAEREQRDEDGDKSD, translated from the exons ATGATGTTTCCTCAATCAAGACACTCG GCATCCTCTCAGTCCAGTCAGCCTCTCAAGTTCACCACTTCTGACTCCTGTGACCGCATCAAGGATGAGTTCCAGTTCCTCCAAGCACAGTACCACAg TTTGAAGTTGGAGTGTGACAAGCTGGCCACTGAGAAGTCAGAGATGCAGCGTCACTATATCATG TACTATGAGATGTCCTATGGGCTGAACATCGAAATGCACAAACAG GCTGAAATAGTGAAGAGACTGAATGGGATTTGTGCTCAGGTGCTCCCTTACCTGTCACAGGAG catcagcagcaggtCATGGGCGCCATAGAGAGAGCCAAACAAGTCACACCGCCCGAGATGAATTCCATCATACGG CAACAGCTCCAGGTGCACCAGCTGTCCCAGCTGCAGGGCCTGGCGTTGCCCATGACCCCGCTGCCCCTGGGCCTGACCCCGCCCACCCTGCCCACCGTCTCCTCCAGCTCCGGCCTGCTCTCCCTCTCGTCCATCCTGGCCAACCACTCCCACGCCCAGGCCCAGCTGGCTAAAGAGGACAAGGCCCGGGACGCAgcggagagggagcagagagacgaGGACGGAGACAAGTCCGACTAG
- the LOC139924803 gene encoding TLE family member 5-like isoform X1, producing the protein MMFPQSRHSASSQSSQPLKFTTSDSCDRIKDEFQFLQAQYHSLKLECDKLATEKSEMQRHYIMYYEMSYGLNIEMHKQAEIVKRLNGICAQVLPYLSQEHQQQVMGAIERAKQVTPPEMNSIIRVRQQLQVHQLSQLQGLALPMTPLPLGLTPPTLPTVSSSSGLLSLSSILANHSHAQAQLAKEDKARDAAEREQRDEDGDKSD; encoded by the exons ATGATGTTTCCTCAATCAAGACACTCG GCATCCTCTCAGTCCAGTCAGCCTCTCAAGTTCACCACTTCTGACTCCTGTGACCGCATCAAGGATGAGTTCCAGTTCCTCCAAGCACAGTACCACAg TTTGAAGTTGGAGTGTGACAAGCTGGCCACTGAGAAGTCAGAGATGCAGCGTCACTATATCATG TACTATGAGATGTCCTATGGGCTGAACATCGAAATGCACAAACAG GCTGAAATAGTGAAGAGACTGAATGGGATTTGTGCTCAGGTGCTCCCTTACCTGTCACAGGAG catcagcagcaggtCATGGGCGCCATAGAGAGAGCCAAACAAGTCACACCGCCCGAGATGAATTCCATCATACGGGTACGA CAACAGCTCCAGGTGCACCAGCTGTCCCAGCTGCAGGGCCTGGCGTTGCCCATGACCCCGCTGCCCCTGGGCCTGACCCCGCCCACCCTGCCCACCGTCTCCTCCAGCTCCGGCCTGCTCTCCCTCTCGTCCATCCTGGCCAACCACTCCCACGCCCAGGCCCAGCTGGCTAAAGAGGACAAGGCCCGGGACGCAgcggagagggagcagagagacgaGGACGGAGACAAGTCCGACTAG